A genomic stretch from Zeimonas sediminis includes:
- a CDS encoding NAD(P)H-dependent flavin oxidoreductase, protein MKTRITELLGIRHPIIQGGMHYVGFAELAAAVSNAGGLGIITGLTQGTPEKLAKEIARCREMTDQPFGVNLTFLPGFANPPYPEYIDAIVQGGVKIVETAGRSPEAYMPALKAGGIKVIHKCTSVRHSLKAQKIGCDAVSVDGFECGGHPGEDDVPNFILLPRAAEELSIPFVASGGMADGRSLVAALALGADGINMGTRFIATREAPVHENVKQAIVRATELDTRLIMRPLRNTERVLANPAVDRIVEIEREKGAATSIDDIRELVAGVYPRVMQQGDMDAGAWSCGMVAGLIHDVPTVKELVDRIMSEAEGLIRKRLEGMLGG, encoded by the coding sequence ATGAAGACACGCATCACCGAGCTGCTGGGCATCCGCCACCCGATCATCCAGGGCGGCATGCACTACGTCGGTTTCGCCGAGCTGGCCGCGGCCGTCTCGAACGCGGGCGGGCTGGGCATCATCACCGGGCTGACCCAGGGCACGCCCGAGAAGCTCGCGAAGGAGATCGCCCGCTGCAGGGAGATGACCGACCAGCCCTTCGGCGTGAACCTGACCTTCCTGCCCGGCTTCGCCAACCCGCCCTACCCCGAGTACATCGACGCGATCGTGCAGGGCGGCGTGAAGATCGTCGAGACCGCGGGCCGCAGCCCCGAGGCCTACATGCCGGCGCTGAAGGCCGGCGGCATCAAGGTGATCCACAAGTGCACGTCGGTGCGCCACTCGCTGAAGGCCCAGAAGATCGGCTGCGACGCGGTCAGCGTCGACGGCTTCGAGTGCGGCGGCCACCCCGGCGAGGACGACGTGCCGAACTTCATCCTGCTGCCGCGCGCCGCCGAGGAGCTTTCGATCCCGTTCGTGGCCTCGGGCGGCATGGCCGACGGCCGCTCGCTGGTCGCCGCACTCGCGCTGGGCGCCGACGGCATCAACATGGGCACCCGCTTCATCGCGACGCGCGAGGCGCCGGTGCACGAGAACGTCAAGCAGGCGATCGTGCGCGCGACCGAACTCGACACCCGGCTGATCATGCGGCCGCTGCGCAATACCGAGCGGGTGCTCGCCAATCCCGCGGTCGACAGGATCGTCGAGATCGAGCGCGAAAAAGGCGCGGCCACCTCGATCGACGACATCCGCGAGCTGGTCGCCGGCGTCTACCCGAGGGTGATGCAGCAGGGCGACATGGACGCCGGGGCCTGGAGCTGCGGCATGGTGGCCGGGCTGATCCACGACGTGCCGACGGTGAAGGAGCTGGTCGACCGGATCATGAGCGAGGCCGAGGGGCTGATCCGCAAGCGGCTCGAGGGGATGCTCGGCGGTTGA
- a CDS encoding SIMPL domain-containing protein, producing MESVIADHSRSASERPRSAGGIPLAAAVLGLLLAAGLAGAAWLGGQSLLTFKRLDRSVEVKGLSEREVPADLAIWPIGFVEADNDVGNLYRTIERKTARLVEFLKQAGFKAEEIGASAPTVVDKQAREYGGDERAQFRFTGRSTVTVYTADVARVRATMNRLGELGREGFAIGGEHGAQTQFLFTGLNAIKPEMIEEATRNAREAATKFAEDSGSHLGKIRRASQGQFSIGDRDASTPHIKKIRVVSTVEYYLAD from the coding sequence ATGGAAAGCGTGATTGCCGATCATTCCCGAAGCGCGAGCGAGCGTCCCCGTAGCGCGGGCGGGATCCCCCTGGCCGCGGCCGTCCTCGGGCTGCTGCTGGCAGCCGGGCTCGCCGGCGCGGCCTGGCTCGGCGGGCAGTCGCTGCTCACCTTCAAGCGCCTCGACCGCAGCGTCGAGGTGAAGGGCCTGTCGGAGCGCGAGGTGCCGGCCGACCTGGCGATCTGGCCGATCGGCTTCGTCGAGGCCGACAACGATGTCGGCAACCTCTACCGGACCATCGAGCGAAAGACCGCGCGCCTCGTCGAATTCCTGAAGCAGGCGGGCTTCAAGGCGGAGGAGATCGGGGCGTCGGCGCCGACGGTCGTCGACAAGCAGGCCCGCGAGTACGGCGGCGACGAACGCGCGCAGTTCCGCTTCACCGGTCGTTCGACCGTGACCGTCTACACCGCCGACGTCGCGCGGGTGCGCGCCACGATGAACCGGCTCGGCGAGCTGGGGCGCGAAGGCTTTGCGATCGGTGGCGAGCACGGCGCCCAGACGCAGTTCCTGTTCACCGGGCTGAACGCGATCAAGCCCGAGATGATCGAGGAGGCCACCCGGAATGCCCGCGAGGCCGCGACCAAGTTCGCCGAGGATTCGGGCAGCCACCTGGGCAAGATCCGGCGCGCCTCGCAAGGCCAGTTCTCGATCGGCGATCGCGATGCCAGCACGCCGCACATCAAGAAGATCCGGGTCGTGTCCACGGTCGAGTACTACCTGGCCGACTGA
- a CDS encoding LysR family transcriptional regulator → MEIVADDLILFARVVDAGSFSQAAERCGLPKSTVSRRIGALERALGERLLTRTTRHFAITEFGEQMLEHARRLLDEAEAAGALAQHRQATPQGTLRVSLPPDFLQELELLPFLLAFATRYPEVKVEMDLSPRRVDLVAERFDLAIRVAARLPDDATLVARRLLEMRHGLYASPAYLARFGRPLAPADLASHTGLKLITSSGETQPWQLSRGDERWAGTPSGPIAVNSVGLQRELAAHGLGLVGLSERHASAFVQKGLLERVLPEWCLPTMTVWAVTPGRRLQPTRVTAFVEMLREALEA, encoded by the coding sequence ATGGAGATCGTTGCAGACGACCTGATCCTGTTCGCCCGCGTGGTCGACGCGGGCAGCTTTTCGCAGGCGGCCGAGCGCTGCGGCCTGCCGAAGTCCACCGTCTCCCGTCGGATCGGCGCGCTCGAGCGCGCGCTGGGCGAACGCCTGCTCACCCGCACCACCCGTCACTTCGCGATCACCGAATTCGGCGAGCAGATGCTCGAGCATGCCCGGCGCCTGCTCGACGAGGCCGAGGCCGCCGGCGCGCTGGCCCAGCACAGGCAGGCCACGCCGCAGGGGACCCTGCGGGTCTCGCTGCCGCCCGACTTCCTCCAGGAGCTCGAACTGTTGCCATTCCTGCTGGCCTTCGCCACCCGCTATCCGGAGGTGAAGGTCGAGATGGACCTGTCGCCGCGGCGCGTGGACCTGGTCGCCGAGCGTTTCGACCTCGCGATCCGGGTCGCGGCGCGGCTGCCCGACGATGCCACGCTGGTCGCGCGCCGGCTGCTCGAGATGCGGCACGGCCTGTACGCCAGCCCCGCCTACCTTGCGCGCTTCGGACGACCGCTTGCGCCGGCCGACCTGGCCTCGCACACCGGGCTCAAGCTGATCACCAGCAGCGGCGAGACCCAGCCCTGGCAGCTGTCGCGCGGCGACGAGCGCTGGGCCGGCACGCCGAGCGGCCCGATCGCGGTCAACTCGGTCGGCCTGCAGCGGGAGCTCGCCGCCCACGGGCTGGGCCTTGTCGGGCTGTCGGAGCGCCACGCGTCCGCCTTCGTGCAGAAGGGGCTGCTGGAAAGGGTGTTGCCCGAGTGGTGCCTGCCGACGATGACGGTCTGGGCGGTCACCCCGGGCCGGCGCCTGCAGCCGACCCGCGTGACCGCCTTCGTCGAGATGCTTCGCGAGGCCCTCGAGGCCTGA
- a CDS encoding MlaE family ABC transporter permease: protein MTAFSPSAYDREARGLAARQIHFSAWQALPGFVLASALLSFVLIRIVVGTAQEFGLPQYALELAVRVLVLELIPVLAALYVALRSGAAICTRVALMRIGGDLERVARSGRDPVGAELVPRVIGSLVAVALLTYLSGVVALLLAYVELYGFSPWAVAGFVRITGHVFDPVAVAAFLLKTTLFGVVVGAVPIGAALGVQRDPEAVPGAVRRGMVRLGVTLAVIEVVFVAAMYA, encoded by the coding sequence GTGACCGCCTTCTCGCCGTCGGCCTACGACCGCGAGGCGCGCGGGCTGGCTGCCCGCCAGATCCATTTTTCCGCCTGGCAGGCGCTGCCCGGCTTCGTGCTCGCGAGCGCCTTGCTCAGCTTCGTGCTGATCCGGATCGTGGTCGGCACCGCGCAGGAGTTCGGCCTGCCCCAGTACGCGCTGGAGCTCGCGGTGCGCGTGCTGGTGCTCGAGTTGATCCCGGTGCTCGCTGCGCTCTACGTGGCGCTTCGATCGGGAGCGGCCATCTGCACCAGGGTGGCCCTGATGCGGATCGGCGGCGATCTCGAGCGCGTCGCGCGCTCGGGGCGCGACCCGGTGGGCGCCGAACTGGTGCCGCGGGTGATCGGCAGCCTGGTAGCGGTCGCCTTGCTGACCTACCTGAGCGGTGTGGTCGCGCTGCTGCTCGCCTACGTCGAGCTCTACGGCTTCTCCCCTTGGGCGGTCGCCGGCTTCGTGCGGATCACCGGCCACGTCTTCGATCCGGTTGCGGTCGCGGCTTTCCTGTTGAAGACGACGCTGTTCGGCGTGGTGGTGGGAGCGGTACCGATCGGCGCGGCGCTCGGCGTGCAGCGCGATCCCGAGGCGGTGCCCGGCGCGGTTCGACGCGGGATGGTCCGGCTGGGGGTCACGCTGGCCGTGATCGAGGTCGTGTTCGTTGCCGCCATGTACGCCTGA
- a CDS encoding FMN-dependent NADH-azoreductase, whose translation MKILQVNASARSEGANSTRIADAITARLKRLHPDAVVELRDLARDPHPVLDEPALKALFTPAEQRTPEQAARVALDDALIAQVQSADAIVIGVPMYNFGTPIQLKAWIDAIARAGVTFRYTENGPEGLIKGKKVYLALARGGLYRDTPADTQAVWLKTVLGFLGMTDLEFVYAEGLAMGPEAASKGLAEAEAQIEAIGA comes from the coding sequence ATGAAGATCCTCCAGGTCAACGCCAGCGCCCGCTCCGAAGGCGCGAACTCGACCCGCATCGCCGACGCGATCACCGCCCGCCTGAAGAGGCTGCATCCGGATGCCGTCGTGGAACTCCGGGACCTGGCGCGCGACCCGCACCCGGTGCTCGACGAGCCGGCGCTCAAGGCGCTGTTCACCCCGGCGGAGCAGCGCACGCCCGAGCAGGCCGCGCGCGTGGCGCTCGACGACGCGCTGATCGCCCAGGTGCAGTCGGCCGACGCGATCGTGATCGGCGTGCCGATGTACAACTTCGGCACGCCGATCCAGCTCAAGGCCTGGATCGACGCGATCGCCCGCGCCGGGGTCACGTTCCGCTACACCGAGAACGGCCCCGAGGGCCTGATCAAGGGCAAGAAGGTGTACCTTGCGCTGGCCCGCGGCGGCCTGTATCGCGACACGCCGGCCGACACGCAGGCGGTGTGGCTGAAGACCGTGCTTGGCTTCCTGGGCATGACCGACCTGGAATTCGTGTATGCCGAAGGCCTGGCCATGGGGCCGGAGGCCGCCAGCAAGGGCCTGGCCGAGGCCGAGGCGCAGATCGAGGCGATCGGCGCCTGA
- a CDS encoding glutathione binding-like protein, with protein sequence MIELRFWPSPDGYKPLLFLEECGLEYRLLPGDAGDAEPIEIDYSDDALADRVPAMIDHSPADGGEPLPVFEPGEALVYLAEKTGRFLPADLRGRHETLQWLFWQTGGLGPVTGHGAHFAQQAFENRRYAIERYLDETQRLYGVLDRRLADRRFVAGDDYTIADMASHPWVRHSQRQGQHLADFRNLARWFGAIERRPAARRAYERGRAMLAESATARG encoded by the coding sequence ATGATCGAGCTGCGCTTCTGGCCCTCGCCCGACGGCTACAAGCCGCTTCTCTTCCTCGAGGAGTGCGGGCTCGAGTACCGGCTGCTGCCGGGCGATGCCGGCGACGCCGAGCCGATCGAGATCGACTACTCGGACGACGCGCTGGCGGACCGTGTGCCGGCGATGATCGACCATTCGCCCGCCGACGGCGGCGAGCCCCTGCCGGTGTTCGAGCCCGGGGAGGCGCTTGTCTACCTTGCGGAGAAGACGGGTCGGTTCCTGCCCGCCGACCTGCGCGGGCGGCACGAGACGCTGCAGTGGCTGTTCTGGCAGACGGGCGGGCTCGGCCCGGTCACCGGCCATGGCGCGCATTTCGCGCAGCAGGCGTTCGAGAACCGCAGATATGCGATCGAACGCTATCTGGACGAAACGCAGCGCCTCTACGGCGTGCTGGACCGGCGCCTCGCCGACCGGCGCTTCGTGGCCGGCGACGACTACACGATCGCCGACATGGCCAGCCATCCCTGGGTCCGGCACTCCCAGCGCCAGGGGCAGCACCTGGCCGACTTCCGCAACCTGGCGCGCTGGTTCGGCGCCATCGAAAGGCGGCCCGCCGCGCGCCGGGCCTACGAGCGAGGCCGGGCGATGCTGGCCGAGAGCGCGACGGCGCGAGGCTGA
- a CDS encoding LysR family transcriptional regulator — translation MDRFTAMNLYTRVVETGSFSRAADEFAMGQPTVSKQIAALERRLGVRLLERSTRRLRTTEAGREYYERCRRLLEEVDALESSVSADADAVSGRIRVACPMAFGRLYVAPVVIAFMAEHPQATIDLVMNDRYVDLVEEGVDLSIRIVRPSADSLLHARKLGEVHRSIVASPAYLRRNGTPREPEQLAAHPFALFPDFADPEILSLRRGDERRRIRVRGSLKVNNAEVMLEAARAGLGLASLPLWCVGGDLERGSLKRVLPQWEPAHSVVYAVYSSARYMPRRVRVFTDFLARRLAMPTEWPKEPGRGE, via the coding sequence ATGGATCGTTTCACCGCGATGAACCTGTACACCCGCGTCGTCGAGACCGGCAGTTTCAGCCGGGCCGCCGACGAGTTCGCGATGGGCCAGCCCACCGTCAGCAAGCAGATCGCGGCGCTCGAACGCAGGCTCGGGGTGAGGTTGCTGGAGCGGAGCACGCGTCGGCTTCGCACCACCGAAGCGGGGCGGGAGTACTATGAGCGCTGCCGGCGCCTGCTCGAGGAGGTCGACGCGCTGGAGTCGAGCGTGTCGGCCGATGCCGACGCGGTCTCGGGCCGGATCCGAGTCGCCTGCCCGATGGCCTTCGGGCGGCTCTACGTGGCGCCGGTGGTCATCGCCTTCATGGCCGAACATCCGCAGGCCACGATCGACCTCGTTATGAACGATCGTTACGTGGACCTGGTCGAAGAGGGCGTGGACCTGTCGATCCGGATCGTCAGGCCCAGCGCCGACTCGCTGCTGCACGCCCGCAAGCTCGGGGAGGTCCACCGCAGCATCGTCGCGTCGCCGGCATATCTGCGCCGCAACGGCACGCCTCGCGAGCCCGAACAACTCGCAGCGCACCCGTTCGCGCTGTTCCCGGACTTCGCCGACCCTGAGATCCTGTCGCTTCGCCGGGGCGACGAGCGCCGCAGGATCCGGGTCAGGGGCAGCCTCAAGGTCAACAACGCCGAGGTCATGCTCGAGGCCGCGCGGGCCGGCCTGGGGCTGGCCTCGCTGCCCTTGTGGTGCGTCGGCGGGGATCTCGAGCGGGGCAGCCTGAAGCGCGTGCTGCCGCAGTGGGAGCCGGCGCACAGCGTGGTGTACGCGGTCTACTCGTCGGCACGGTACATGCCCCGGCGCGTGCGCGTGTTCACCGACTTCCTGGCGAGGCGCCTTGCCATGCCGACCGAGTGGCCAAAGGAGCCCGGCCGGGGAGAATGA
- a CDS encoding aspartate kinase, with amino-acid sequence MALIVHKYGGTSMGSIERIQNVARRVAKWHAAGHQVVVVPSAMSGETNRLLGLAREINAQADPRELDMIASTGEQVSVGLLAIALKTIGTDAVSYTGWQVPVKTDRAYTKARILSIDDAKVRADLDAGRVVVITGFQGIDDLGNITTLGRGGSDTSAVAVAAALGADECLIFTDVDGVYTTDPRVVPEARRLEKVTFEEMLEMASLGSKVLQIRSVEFAGKYKVKTRVLSSLTPPDLPIEIEANSGTLITFEEDENMEQAVISGIAFNRDEAKITVTNVPDRPGIAFQILGPVAEANIDVDMIIQNQSVDGMTDFSFTVHRNEYQRALEVLNGKVKPAIQAGEVIGDPKIAKVSVVGIGMRSHVGLASLMFRTLSEEGINIQMISTSEIKISVVIDDKYMELAVRALHKAFGLDHSGDVPAVA; translated from the coding sequence ATGGCACTGATCGTTCACAAGTACGGCGGCACCTCGATGGGCTCGATCGAGCGCATCCAGAACGTCGCGCGCCGCGTCGCCAAATGGCATGCCGCCGGCCACCAGGTCGTCGTGGTGCCGTCCGCGATGTCCGGCGAAACCAACCGTCTGCTGGGCCTGGCCCGCGAGATCAACGCCCAGGCCGATCCGCGCGAGCTCGACATGATCGCCTCCACCGGCGAGCAGGTGTCGGTGGGGCTGCTGGCGATCGCGCTGAAGACCATCGGGACCGACGCGGTCAGCTACACCGGCTGGCAGGTGCCGGTGAAGACCGATCGCGCCTACACCAAGGCCCGCATCCTGTCGATCGACGATGCGAAGGTGCGCGCCGACCTGGACGCCGGCCGCGTCGTGGTCATCACCGGTTTCCAGGGCATCGACGACCTCGGCAACATCACCACGCTGGGCCGCGGCGGCTCGGACACTTCGGCGGTGGCCGTGGCGGCGGCGCTGGGCGCCGACGAGTGCCTGATCTTCACCGACGTCGACGGCGTCTACACCACCGACCCGCGCGTCGTGCCCGAGGCGCGCCGCCTCGAGAAGGTCACCTTCGAGGAGATGCTCGAGATGGCGAGCCTCGGCTCGAAGGTGCTGCAGATCCGCTCGGTGGAATTCGCCGGCAAGTACAAGGTCAAGACGCGCGTGCTGTCGAGCCTCACGCCGCCCGATCTCCCGATCGAGATCGAGGCCAATTCCGGCACGCTGATCACTTTCGAGGAAGACGAGAACATGGAACAGGCCGTCATTTCGGGCATCGCCTTCAATCGCGACGAGGCCAAGATCACCGTCACCAACGTGCCGGACCGCCCGGGCATCGCCTTCCAGATCCTGGGGCCGGTGGCCGAGGCGAACATCGACGTCGACATGATCATCCAGAACCAGAGCGTCGACGGGATGACCGACTTCTCGTTCACGGTCCACCGCAACGAGTACCAGCGCGCGCTCGAGGTGCTGAACGGCAAGGTCAAGCCGGCGATCCAGGCGGGCGAGGTGATCGGCGACCCGAAGATCGCCAAGGTCTCGGTCGTCGGCATCGGCATGCGCTCGCACGTGGGTCTGGCGAGCCTGATGTTCCGCACGCTGTCGGAAGAGGGGATCAACATCCAGATGATCTCGACCAGCGAGATCAAGATCTCGGTGGTGATCGACGACAAGTACATGGAGCTGGCCGTGCGCGCCCTGCACAAGGCATTCGGCCTGGACCATTCGGGCGACGTGCCCGCGGTCGCCTGA
- a CDS encoding haloalkane dehalogenase → MNDAETPPLPDVLRTPEARFADLPGFPWAPRYLSTVPGFEGLRIHYLDEGPADAEITVLCLHGQPTWSYLYRKMLPVFVAAGQRVVAPDFIGFGRSDKPEDEAFYTFTRHREMLLAFVRGLGLSNVTLVVQDWGGLLGLTLPMALPGVIRRLVVMNTMLGTGDLPLGQGFLDWRAFSNSRPDMDVAALMARSTPVLSAAEAQAYAAPFPDARYKAGVRRFPNLVPDNPDADGAAVSRQAREWLSTQWDGQSFMAVGMRDPVLGPPAMTLLRSWIRGCPAPMEVAEGGHFVQEHGEAIARAALAAFARAGA, encoded by the coding sequence ATGAACGACGCCGAGACCCCGCCGCTGCCGGACGTGTTGCGAACCCCCGAGGCGCGCTTCGCGGACCTGCCGGGTTTTCCGTGGGCGCCGCGCTACCTGTCGACTGTCCCGGGCTTCGAGGGGCTTCGCATCCACTATCTGGACGAAGGTCCGGCCGACGCCGAGATCACCGTGCTCTGCCTGCACGGCCAGCCCACCTGGAGCTACCTGTACCGGAAGATGCTCCCGGTCTTCGTCGCGGCGGGCCAGCGGGTCGTGGCGCCCGACTTCATCGGCTTCGGACGCTCGGACAAGCCCGAGGACGAGGCCTTCTACACCTTCACGCGGCACCGCGAGATGCTGCTCGCCTTCGTTCGCGGGCTCGGGCTGTCGAACGTGACGCTGGTCGTGCAGGACTGGGGCGGCCTGCTCGGCCTGACGCTGCCGATGGCCCTGCCGGGCGTGATCCGGCGCCTGGTCGTGATGAACACGATGCTGGGCACCGGCGACCTGCCGCTCGGCCAGGGCTTCCTGGACTGGCGCGCGTTCTCGAACAGCCGGCCCGACATGGATGTCGCCGCGCTGATGGCCCGGTCGACGCCGGTGCTCTCGGCCGCCGAGGCGCAAGCCTACGCGGCGCCCTTCCCCGACGCGCGCTACAAGGCCGGCGTGCGCCGCTTCCCGAACCTGGTGCCGGACAACCCGGACGCCGACGGGGCGGCGGTGTCGCGCCAGGCGCGCGAATGGTTGTCCACGCAGTGGGACGGCCAGAGCTTCATGGCGGTGGGCATGCGCGACCCGGTGCTGGGTCCGCCGGCGATGACGCTGCTGCGCTCCTGGATCCGTGGCTGCCCTGCCCCGATGGAGGTCGCCGAGGGCGGCCATTTCGTGCAGGAGCACGGCGAAGCGATCGCGCGCGCGGCGCTGGCGGCATTCGCCCGCGCAGGCGCCTGA
- a CDS encoding pirin family protein gives MTTSASVITPRSRAVERLVRGVATSDGAGVRLTRVLTQNLQRRLDPFLMLDAFRNENPEDYIGGFPDHPHRGFETVTYMIAGRMRHRDSAGNEGLLGPGGAQWMTAGSGLIHSELPEQEDGLMEGFQLWLNLPARSKMVAPSYRDIPPEAIPEFTTAEGVRVRVLAGESHGVAGAVRRPDTEPLYLDVHLPAGTRFVQPVPAGHNAFTYTYRGSILVGGSSAPDRHMALLANDGAESVVLEATVDSRALLIAGKPLNEPIAQYGPFVMNTGDEIRQTLLDYQKGMFEAAQVRSL, from the coding sequence ATGACCACGTCCGCTTCCGTCATCACGCCACGCTCGCGCGCCGTCGAGCGTCTGGTGCGCGGCGTCGCCACGTCCGACGGGGCGGGCGTGCGACTGACCCGAGTGCTCACGCAGAACCTGCAGCGCCGGCTCGACCCCTTCCTGATGCTCGACGCTTTCCGCAACGAGAACCCCGAGGACTACATCGGCGGTTTTCCCGACCATCCGCACCGAGGCTTCGAGACGGTCACCTACATGATCGCGGGCCGCATGCGGCACCGGGACAGCGCCGGCAACGAAGGACTGCTCGGCCCGGGCGGCGCGCAGTGGATGACCGCGGGCAGCGGCCTGATCCACTCCGAGCTGCCCGAGCAGGAAGACGGCCTGATGGAGGGTTTCCAGCTCTGGCTCAACCTGCCGGCGCGCAGCAAGATGGTCGCGCCGAGCTATCGCGACATCCCGCCCGAGGCGATTCCGGAGTTCACCACCGCGGAAGGAGTGCGGGTGCGCGTGCTGGCCGGCGAGAGCCATGGCGTGGCGGGCGCGGTCCGGCGGCCCGACACCGAACCCCTGTACCTCGACGTGCACCTGCCGGCCGGCACGCGCTTCGTGCAGCCGGTGCCGGCCGGGCACAACGCGTTCACCTACACCTACCGGGGGAGCATCCTCGTCGGCGGTAGCTCGGCGCCGGACCGGCACATGGCCCTCCTGGCCAACGACGGCGCGGAGAGCGTCGTGCTCGAGGCGACCGTCGACTCCCGGGCATTGCTGATCGCGGGCAAGCCGCTCAACGAGCCGATCGCGCAGTACGGCCCGTTCGTGATGAACACCGGCGACGAGATCCGGCAGACGCTGCTCGACTACCAGAAGGGGATGTTCGAGGCGGCGCAGGTCCGATCGCTCTGA
- a CDS encoding glutathione S-transferase family protein, whose protein sequence is MSIVLYDLCGAGGKRFSPNCWRSAMSLAHKGLAWESRATLFTQIPGIGGGNRTVPVIDDQGELIGDSWTIAEHLESRYPDRPSLFGGETGKALARFVQNWTIAQLHAPIFRMIAADIHDALDPADQPYFRESREKRLGKSLEEVQAGREAELPAFRAGLAPLRLTVQAQPFLGGERPSYADYLPFGALQWARTTSPFPLLAADDPVLAWFERCLDLHDGLGRREPGLWQTG, encoded by the coding sequence ATGAGCATCGTCCTGTACGACCTTTGCGGCGCCGGCGGCAAGCGCTTCAGCCCGAACTGCTGGCGCAGCGCGATGTCGCTGGCCCACAAGGGCCTCGCCTGGGAATCGCGCGCCACCCTCTTCACCCAGATCCCCGGCATCGGCGGCGGAAACCGCACCGTTCCGGTGATCGACGACCAGGGTGAACTGATCGGCGACAGCTGGACGATCGCCGAGCACCTCGAGAGTCGCTACCCCGACCGGCCCTCGCTGTTCGGCGGCGAGACCGGCAAGGCGCTGGCGCGCTTCGTCCAGAACTGGACGATCGCCCAGTTGCACGCGCCGATCTTCCGGATGATCGCGGCAGACATCCACGACGCGCTGGATCCGGCGGACCAGCCCTACTTTCGCGAGAGCCGCGAGAAACGGCTCGGCAAGTCGCTGGAGGAAGTCCAGGCCGGCCGCGAGGCCGAGCTGCCGGCCTTCCGGGCCGGGCTCGCGCCGCTTCGCCTCACCGTGCAGGCGCAGCCCTTCCTCGGCGGCGAGCGCCCGAGCTACGCCGATTACCTGCCCTTCGGCGCCCTGCAATGGGCGCGCACCACCAGCCCCTTCCCACTGCTCGCCGCCGACGACCCGGTGCTCGCCTGGTTCGAACGCTGCCTGGACCTGCACGATGGCCTCGGTCGTCGCGAACCGGGCCTCTGGCAAACGGGATGA